Proteins encoded in a region of the Cytobacillus pseudoceanisediminis genome:
- a CDS encoding L-cystine transporter: MSTGLLVLNIAIMLLLVGVLFFMQKKHISFSKRVFTALGLGILFGFALQLIYGPGAEIIAKSADWFNLIGGGYVKFLQMIVMPLVFISILGAFTKLKLTNNIGKISVLILGLLVGTTAVAAAIGIATAVGFDLEAVQISGGDAETARGEQLEETYQGIEGRTFPQQMLDLLPANPFLDFTGARPTSTISVVIFAAFLGIAYLGVRRKSPEQAELFAKIVDAFYAIIMRVVTLILRLTPYGVLAIMTKTVAMSDFDSILNLGKFVIASYVALAIMFLIHLLLLTLSGLNPITYMKKAFPVLTFAFTSRTSAGALPLNIKTQKSLGVPEGIANFAGSFGLSIGQNGCAGIYPAMLAVMIAPTVGINPLSPGFIFTVILIVAISSFGVAGVGGGATFAAILVLSALDLPVALAGLLISIEPLIDMGRTAVNVSGSMTSGILTSRITGEIDGNLYSDMNEKIEAEA, translated from the coding sequence ATGAGTACAGGACTATTAGTTTTAAATATTGCCATTATGCTTCTGCTTGTAGGCGTATTATTCTTTATGCAAAAAAAGCATATTTCATTCTCAAAGCGTGTGTTTACAGCGCTTGGATTAGGGATTTTGTTTGGTTTCGCCCTTCAGCTGATTTACGGACCGGGTGCTGAGATCATTGCCAAATCTGCAGACTGGTTCAATTTAATAGGCGGGGGTTATGTCAAATTCCTGCAAATGATCGTAATGCCATTAGTCTTCATTTCCATTTTAGGAGCTTTTACTAAGCTTAAATTAACAAATAATATAGGGAAAATCAGTGTGCTTATCCTTGGTCTGCTTGTAGGTACAACTGCAGTTGCTGCCGCTATAGGGATTGCAACAGCTGTCGGTTTCGACTTGGAGGCAGTCCAAATCAGCGGAGGCGATGCAGAGACAGCCCGCGGCGAACAGCTGGAAGAAACCTATCAGGGTATTGAAGGAAGAACATTCCCACAGCAGATGCTTGATCTTCTTCCGGCAAACCCATTTCTTGATTTTACAGGAGCAAGACCTACATCCACCATTTCAGTTGTAATATTTGCAGCCTTTTTAGGAATTGCATACCTGGGTGTCAGACGGAAATCACCCGAGCAGGCTGAGCTTTTCGCAAAAATTGTGGATGCGTTCTATGCAATTATTATGCGTGTTGTAACATTAATTCTGCGCTTGACTCCGTACGGAGTGTTGGCCATCATGACGAAAACAGTGGCCATGAGTGATTTCGACTCCATTTTAAACTTAGGGAAATTTGTTATAGCTTCTTATGTGGCCCTTGCCATTATGTTCCTGATTCACCTGCTGCTTTTAACATTGAGCGGTTTAAATCCAATTACCTATATGAAAAAAGCATTTCCTGTATTAACATTTGCCTTTACATCTAGAACAAGTGCCGGTGCATTGCCATTGAACATTAAAACACAAAAGTCACTGGGTGTTCCTGAAGGAATTGCCAACTTTGCAGGGTCATTTGGTCTTTCCATCGGCCAAAATGGATGTGCTGGAATCTATCCGGCAATGCTGGCGGTAATGATTGCTCCGACTGTGGGCATTAACCCGCTGTCACCAGGATTTATTTTTACCGTCATTCTCATTGTAGCGATCAGCTCCTTTGGTGTGGCAGGGGTCGGCGGCGGTGCGACGTTCGCAGCGATCCTGGTATTATCTGCCCTTGACCTGCCAGTTGCACTGGCCGGCTTGCTGATCTCAATTGAACCGCTGATAGACATGGGACGCACAGCTGTTAACGTCAGCGGATCCATGACCTCCGGCATCTTAACGAGCCGTATCACCGGTGAAATTGATGGAAATCTTTATAGCGACATGAATGAAAAAATAGAAGCAGAAGCATAA
- the proC gene encoding pyrroline-5-carboxylate reductase gives MNKNIGFIGCGKMAQAIIGGILKSNLVNPSQIIASARTEKTLDDVKSRWNIQTRLSNIGAAEEADIVFLAIEPDAHGEVIDEIKDSVRSDAIIITIAAGISLTFLEQSFGRKVRAIRIMPNTPSLVGEGMSVLSANESVSPDDMEEVEKIFSCIGRAAFMEEKMMDAIPAISGSSPAYVYMFIEALADGGVKAGLPREQSYQLAAQAVLGAAKMVLETGLHPAELKDEVCTPGGATIEAVAELERKGFRAAVMSAMDQCFEKTKALSGKNN, from the coding sequence ATGAATAAAAATATCGGTTTTATCGGATGTGGAAAAATGGCTCAGGCCATAATTGGAGGAATACTCAAATCCAATCTGGTAAATCCAAGCCAGATTATTGCTTCAGCAAGAACGGAGAAGACGCTTGACGATGTAAAAAGCAGGTGGAATATACAAACACGCCTTTCCAATATTGGAGCAGCGGAAGAAGCGGATATAGTGTTTTTGGCTATTGAGCCTGATGCACATGGGGAAGTTATTGATGAGATTAAAGATAGCGTCCGTTCCGATGCCATCATTATAACCATTGCGGCCGGCATTAGTCTAACCTTTCTGGAACAGTCATTTGGCCGGAAAGTTAGAGCAATTCGAATCATGCCTAATACGCCATCATTAGTAGGAGAAGGAATGAGCGTCCTTTCAGCTAATGAATCAGTATCTCCAGATGATATGGAGGAAGTGGAAAAAATATTTTCATGCATTGGAAGAGCAGCTTTTATGGAAGAAAAGATGATGGATGCGATTCCTGCTATAAGCGGTTCTTCTCCAGCTTACGTCTATATGTTCATTGAAGCATTGGCAGATGGCGGTGTAAAAGCAGGATTGCCCCGTGAACAGTCTTATCAGCTCGCAGCACAGGCTGTTTTGGGGGCTGCCAAGATGGTGCTGGAAACAGGTCTGCATCCAGCGGAATTAAAGGATGAGGTCTGTACTCCAGGTGGGGCAACGATTGAAGCAGTTGCCGAGCTGGAGAGAAAAGGGTTCCGTGCAGCGGTAATGAGTGCAATGGATCAATGTTTTGAAAAAACAAAGGCTCTTTCAGGGAAAAACAATTAA
- a CDS encoding DNA-3-methyladenine glycosylase produces MKDIKPYAPLPEDFFQQPTLLLAEALLGCLLIKETEEGIASGYIVETEAYMGPEDRAAHSFGNRRTKRTEIMFNEPGFVYTYVMHTHCLVNVVSGPKEKPEAVLIRGIEPVDGLDLMKKRRKMDDLKNLTNGPGKLTKALNITIDDYGRRFTSPPLMIAKGIPPGKVTRGKRIGIDNSGDARNYPWRFWIAENPYVSRNRK; encoded by the coding sequence TTGAAAGATATAAAACCATATGCCCCACTGCCAGAAGACTTCTTTCAGCAGCCGACACTACTATTGGCGGAAGCACTGCTGGGCTGCTTATTGATCAAAGAAACGGAAGAGGGCATCGCCTCAGGCTATATCGTTGAGACAGAAGCATATATGGGCCCGGAAGACAGGGCAGCTCACAGCTTTGGGAACAGGAGAACAAAGCGGACCGAAATCATGTTCAATGAACCCGGATTTGTCTACACGTATGTGATGCATACCCATTGTTTGGTTAATGTTGTGAGCGGCCCAAAGGAAAAGCCTGAAGCTGTATTGATCAGGGGAATTGAACCTGTAGACGGCCTTGATTTAATGAAGAAAAGACGAAAAATGGATGATCTTAAGAACCTAACTAATGGACCTGGTAAATTAACCAAAGCTCTCAATATTACAATAGATGATTATGGGCGGCGTTTTACAAGCCCTCCTCTTATGATTGCTAAAGGAATTCCTCCCGGGAAAGTCACACGCGGAAAACGAATCGGAATTGATAATTCCGGTGATGCGCGGAATTATCCCTGGAGATTTTGGATTGCTGAAAATCCTTATGTTTCACGGAACAGGAAGTAA
- a CDS encoding cation:proton antiporter yields MNMPLAIGLIFIALYITAIIGIKILRIPDIVIYIILGAGIGIFGFYKEAKVIEAAGEIGLILLFFLLGTKFSVRELRNNGRKVWKSGLLDVFLGVGVTAGIAYAAGQNMFVSLLIGGIVYATSSSITVKLLESKNRLEDKDSEYILSLLIFEDLAAPILVTVLIGLSGGNSFSAADFLFIFLKVSLLAGAAVWMSRIVLHKAQHWMKKVAHEDSFLILVLGVAITYGGFAVFLGLSEVIGAFLAGIILAGTEVKEKTEEVVLPVRNLFLPFFFLNFGLSLEFNEEIPSLDLLVIIVTWSIIHKLAAGYFGGQWYGLSKQEALKAGLSLSSRGEFSVIIAGLATGGLKVFAGAYILIAALVGMLLFQLSSWIHSRVQKNSG; encoded by the coding sequence ATGAATATGCCTCTTGCAATTGGGCTCATTTTTATTGCCCTTTATATAACTGCAATAATTGGGATTAAAATCTTAAGAATTCCCGATATCGTTATTTATATTATTTTAGGAGCTGGCATCGGTATTTTTGGATTTTACAAAGAGGCGAAAGTAATTGAAGCTGCAGGTGAAATTGGCTTAATTCTGCTATTCTTTCTGCTTGGCACAAAATTCTCTGTGCGAGAATTAAGGAATAACGGAAGGAAGGTCTGGAAATCCGGGCTATTGGATGTTTTTTTGGGAGTGGGAGTGACTGCGGGAATTGCCTATGCAGCAGGTCAAAATATGTTTGTCTCTTTATTGATAGGCGGAATCGTATATGCAACCAGTTCTTCAATTACTGTTAAGCTGCTGGAATCAAAGAATCGCCTTGAAGATAAAGACTCTGAATATATTCTATCTCTTCTGATTTTTGAAGACCTCGCTGCCCCGATTCTTGTGACCGTTCTGATTGGGCTGAGCGGTGGAAATAGTTTCTCCGCTGCAGACTTTCTGTTTATTTTTCTGAAGGTATCTCTCCTTGCTGGCGCTGCAGTTTGGATGAGCAGAATAGTTCTTCATAAAGCCCAGCATTGGATGAAGAAAGTTGCTCATGAAGATTCCTTTTTGATTCTTGTTCTTGGAGTTGCGATTACCTATGGAGGATTTGCAGTATTTCTGGGGCTATCAGAGGTTATTGGCGCATTTCTTGCCGGCATCATACTTGCCGGAACGGAGGTGAAAGAAAAAACAGAGGAAGTTGTACTTCCCGTCAGGAATCTGTTTCTCCCATTTTTCTTCTTGAATTTCGGGCTTTCGCTTGAGTTTAATGAAGAAATTCCTTCTCTGGATCTTCTGGTTATTATTGTTACCTGGTCCATCATTCACAAGCTTGCTGCAGGATATTTTGGAGGGCAATGGTATGGCCTATCGAAACAGGAAGCTCTAAAGGCGGGATTATCATTATCATCAAGGGGAGAATTCTCTGTAATTATTGCCGGATTGGCCACAGGAGGCCTTAAAGTATTTGCAGGGGCTTATATCCTGATTGCAGCTTTGGTCGGCATGCTGCTGTTTCAGTTATCATCCTGGATCCATTCACGGGTGCAGAAGAATTCCGGTTAA
- a CDS encoding homoserine dehydrogenase produces the protein MSALTIGLLGFGTVGKGVYETISKHQGRLQAIFGKEVKVSAILVKNVSKHSVPDDDVLLTDDFQEIIELPKLDVVIDAIVGREPGYTYLRQAILRGCHVITANKEMFAFHGSELARLAKEHNVSLGFEATVGGGIPIIQTIKQLLNANKIERIEGILNGTSNFILTSMREENLSFEEALKIAQEKGYAEADPKNDIEGYDAFFKAVVLSELVFGKAPAQETSVREGITDITIEQIRMADSLGLKFKHVASIEREKDAIRCTVKPVLTAEAHPLYRVEGVQNAVSIDADIVGNISLQGPGAGMFPTASAIIEDLIHVGRTDIPSVFEEGKSEWTVLDEPVWIIWGDANAGLPEGCEIISKVSKDVFIFKASLEAVSLLDTSDLKAYQVLGDYAPAVKENKQVQTV, from the coding sequence ATGTCAGCGTTAACGATCGGGCTATTGGGGTTTGGAACAGTTGGAAAAGGAGTGTATGAAACGATCAGCAAACATCAGGGAAGGCTTCAGGCGATATTCGGGAAAGAAGTGAAGGTCTCCGCCATCCTTGTCAAAAATGTGAGTAAGCATTCTGTGCCTGATGATGACGTGCTTTTAACTGATGATTTTCAAGAAATTATTGAGCTTCCCAAGCTTGATGTCGTAATTGATGCCATTGTTGGCAGGGAGCCAGGCTATACGTATTTGCGCCAGGCAATATTGAGAGGATGCCATGTCATTACTGCAAATAAGGAGATGTTTGCATTCCATGGAAGTGAGCTTGCGAGGCTCGCAAAAGAACATAATGTATCATTAGGATTTGAAGCAACAGTCGGAGGCGGAATCCCAATAATTCAGACTATCAAGCAGCTGCTGAATGCGAACAAGATTGAACGGATCGAAGGTATATTAAATGGCACGTCCAATTTCATTTTGACAAGTATGCGCGAAGAGAACTTATCATTTGAAGAAGCACTGAAAATAGCTCAGGAAAAAGGATATGCAGAAGCCGATCCCAAAAACGATATCGAGGGATATGACGCTTTTTTCAAAGCGGTTGTTCTGAGTGAGCTGGTGTTCGGGAAAGCACCGGCGCAGGAAACATCTGTTAGAGAAGGCATTACTGACATTACAATTGAACAAATCCGTATGGCTGACTCCCTGGGACTGAAATTTAAACATGTAGCATCGATTGAGAGGGAAAAAGATGCTATCCGCTGTACTGTAAAACCGGTCCTGACAGCGGAGGCACATCCCTTGTACAGAGTAGAAGGAGTGCAAAATGCAGTTTCAATTGATGCGGATATAGTCGGGAATATCAGCCTGCAGGGTCCTGGAGCCGGCATGTTTCCGACAGCCAGCGCAATTATTGAAGATTTGATTCATGTAGGCAGAACAGATATTCCTTCAGTCTTTGAGGAAGGCAAGTCGGAATGGACTGTTCTTGACGAGCCAGTTTGGATTATTTGGGGTGATGCTAATGCAGGATTGCCTGAGGGATGTGAAATAATCAGTAAAGTGTCAAAAGATGTCTTCATCTTTAAGGCATCATTGGAAGCTGTGTCATTATTAGATACATCAGATTTGAAGGCTTATCAGGTGCTTGGAGACTATGCTCCGGCTGTAAAGGAAAATAAACAGGTACAGACGGTATAA
- a CDS encoding NUDIX hydrolase: MEIEKLAKRLSNRTPVILGSERFSKFAILLPLVEINKETHVLFEVRSLTMRRQPGEVCFPGGRIDPEDRDEEHTAIRETSEELGVNEDSITDVSPLDYMISFGQIIYPYAGIIHNPDQIVPNPDEVEEVFTVPLSFLKRVKPETYHVNFKVEPEENFPFDLIAGGENYNWQTRKVEEVFYFFEDKVIWGLTARILKHFLEIIIEDFEENESG, encoded by the coding sequence ATGGAGATTGAAAAACTGGCTAAAAGGTTAAGTAACAGGACCCCAGTCATTTTAGGGAGTGAGCGATTTTCGAAATTCGCTATTTTGCTTCCGCTTGTTGAGATAAATAAGGAAACACATGTCCTTTTTGAGGTGCGTTCACTTACAATGAGAAGGCAGCCTGGGGAGGTCTGTTTCCCCGGGGGAAGAATAGATCCGGAAGACAGGGATGAGGAGCATACGGCTATCCGTGAGACCTCAGAGGAACTTGGTGTAAACGAAGACAGCATCACAGATGTGTCCCCGCTGGATTACATGATTTCCTTCGGACAAATTATTTACCCTTATGCAGGCATTATCCATAATCCTGACCAGATCGTGCCAAACCCTGACGAAGTAGAAGAAGTTTTTACCGTGCCTCTTTCCTTTCTAAAAAGAGTAAAGCCGGAAACGTATCACGTGAATTTTAAAGTAGAGCCCGAAGAAAATTTTCCTTTTGACTTGATTGCCGGAGGTGAAAATTACAATTGGCAGACAAGGAAAGTAGAAGAAGTATTTTACTTTTTTGAGGATAAGGTTATTTGGGGGCTCACTGCCAGAATTCTTAAGCATTTTCTTGAAATCATTATTGAAGATTTCGAGGAAAATGAAAGCGGTTGA
- a CDS encoding general stress protein, producing the protein MKKNILIGGYATQEELREAIEGAESNGYQKDNLVIVSKDGANLESFADNHGVNLRIVGSQELGNQRFLDSVKALFMGEDPATSSGMDPDKKDGIRFDEHDLDKYASMVFDGKYVLIADYYGNYPTTQKGNQRVSAEDSEGYLESASAREVVHETDIKTLADKSGSSCAADNQEFTRVHVSPKSEVVKTSAELNWDNRLTKERHK; encoded by the coding sequence ATGAAGAAAAATATATTAATAGGCGGGTATGCTACACAGGAAGAGCTACGAGAAGCTATTGAAGGGGCAGAGTCAAACGGGTATCAGAAAGACAACCTGGTGATTGTTTCAAAAGATGGAGCGAATCTTGAAAGCTTTGCAGACAATCATGGAGTGAACTTACGAATAGTCGGATCCCAGGAGCTCGGCAATCAGCGCTTTCTTGATTCAGTGAAAGCCCTTTTTATGGGAGAAGATCCAGCCACAAGTTCAGGAATGGATCCTGATAAAAAAGATGGTATACGGTTTGATGAACATGACCTGGATAAATACGCAAGTATGGTGTTTGATGGAAAATATGTCTTAATCGCGGATTACTACGGAAACTATCCCACTACCCAGAAAGGCAATCAGAGGGTCAGTGCTGAAGACTCAGAAGGGTACCTCGAAAGCGCTTCAGCACGGGAAGTTGTCCATGAAACAGATATCAAAACACTGGCAGATAAATCCGGTAGCTCATGTGCTGCCGATAATCAGGAATTTACTCGTGTTCATGTTTCACCAAAGTCTGAAGTTGTGAAAACCAGTGCTGAATTAAACTGGGATAATCGGCTTACAAAGGAAAGGCACAAATAG
- the yhbH gene encoding sporulation protein YhbH, with translation MTNVNNHQFVISQEDWSLHRKGYDDQQRHQDKVQEAIRNNLPDLITEENIVMSNGREVVKIPIRSLDEYKIRYNYDKNKHVGQGDGDSQIGDVVARDGSGSQKGPGKGQGAGDQAGEDYFEAEVSLMEIEEALFKQLELPNLKRKEQDENLVEDIEFNDIRKTGLMGNIDKKRTMMSAFKRNAMNGKAAFHPIYKEDLKFKTWNEIVKPDSKAVVLAMMDTSGSMGIWEKYMARSFFFWMTRFLRTKYETVEIEFIAHHTEAKVVSEEDFFSKGESGGTICSSAYRKALELIDVKYDPRKYNIYPFHFSDGDNLTSDNARCVKLVEDLMKVSNMFGYGEVNQYNRHSTLMSAYKNIKNEDFRYYILKQKADVFHAMKSFFKQEEDKKKYA, from the coding sequence ATGACGAATGTCAATAACCATCAGTTTGTGATTTCCCAAGAAGATTGGTCCCTCCATCGCAAAGGCTATGATGACCAGCAGCGTCATCAGGATAAAGTCCAGGAAGCAATCCGCAACAATTTGCCTGATTTAATAACGGAAGAAAACATTGTAATGTCGAATGGGCGGGAAGTAGTGAAGATTCCAATTCGCTCTTTGGATGAATACAAAATCCGTTATAACTATGATAAAAACAAACATGTCGGCCAAGGCGATGGAGATAGCCAGATTGGAGATGTAGTGGCACGTGACGGATCCGGCAGCCAGAAAGGACCCGGAAAAGGGCAAGGGGCAGGCGACCAGGCAGGCGAGGATTATTTTGAAGCAGAAGTATCATTGATGGAAATTGAAGAAGCTTTATTTAAACAATTGGAATTGCCTAATTTAAAAAGAAAAGAGCAGGATGAAAATCTGGTAGAGGACATTGAATTTAATGATATCAGAAAGACTGGATTAATGGGCAATATTGATAAGAAACGGACCATGATGTCGGCATTCAAGCGGAATGCAATGAATGGAAAGGCAGCTTTCCACCCAATTTATAAGGAAGATTTGAAGTTCAAGACCTGGAATGAAATTGTAAAGCCTGATTCAAAGGCTGTCGTGCTTGCAATGATGGATACGAGCGGATCGATGGGGATTTGGGAAAAGTATATGGCCAGAAGCTTTTTCTTCTGGATGACCCGGTTCCTGAGGACCAAATATGAGACAGTCGAGATAGAATTTATTGCCCATCATACTGAAGCAAAGGTGGTCTCAGAAGAGGACTTCTTCTCAAAAGGAGAAAGCGGGGGAACCATTTGTTCATCTGCCTACCGTAAAGCGCTTGAACTGATTGATGTCAAATACGACCCGCGCAAATATAACATTTACCCTTTCCACTTCTCAGACGGTGATAACCTGACCTCTGACAATGCCCGCTGTGTTAAGCTGGTGGAAGATCTTATGAAGGTGTCCAATATGTTCGGGTACGGTGAGGTCAACCAGTATAACCGCCACTCGACCTTGATGTCAGCCTATAAAAATATTAAAAATGAGGATTTCCGCTATTATATCCTTAAGCAAAAAGCAGATGTATTCCATGCGATGAAGAGTTTCTTCAAACAGGAGGAAGATAAGAAGAAGTATGCTTAA
- the nfsA gene encoding oxygen-insensitive NADPH nitroreductase: MNEVINLLMDHRSVRNFEDRPLSKEQIETIVLSAQAASTSSFVQAYSIIGITDKVKKAKLAEFAGNQNYVAENGHFFVFCADLHRHEVMGQMENINVIPSIESTEKFMVAVIDAALAAQNAAVAAESLGLGICYIGGIRNNLEGVAELLKTPDRVIPLFGLAVGYPSKKNDKKPRLPLQHIYHENEYKQDETAYREELEVYNKIISEYYDERTGGKRNDTWTGQIAGMLEKQTRMYMKDFVQKKKMDLR; this comes from the coding sequence ATGAATGAAGTGATCAATTTGCTGATGGACCATCGCTCCGTGCGGAATTTTGAAGATAGGCCTCTGTCCAAAGAACAGATAGAAACGATTGTACTTTCTGCTCAAGCTGCGTCCACCTCAAGTTTTGTTCAAGCCTATTCAATAATCGGTATTACCGATAAAGTGAAGAAAGCGAAACTTGCTGAATTTGCAGGCAACCAGAATTATGTAGCAGAAAATGGCCACTTTTTCGTATTTTGTGCTGATCTGCATCGTCATGAAGTAATGGGACAAATGGAAAATATCAATGTAATTCCCTCCATTGAAAGCACAGAGAAATTTATGGTGGCTGTCATTGATGCAGCATTGGCTGCACAGAATGCTGCGGTTGCTGCTGAATCGCTGGGATTGGGAATATGCTATATTGGCGGAATAAGAAACAATCTTGAAGGTGTAGCTGAACTTTTAAAAACACCGGATCGCGTAATTCCTTTGTTTGGACTGGCTGTTGGCTATCCTTCCAAAAAGAACGATAAAAAGCCAAGGCTTCCTCTTCAGCACATATACCATGAAAATGAATATAAGCAGGATGAAACTGCCTACCGCGAAGAGCTGGAAGTGTATAATAAAATCATTTCCGAGTACTATGATGAGCGTACGGGCGGCAAGCGGAATGACACGTGGACTGGTCAAATCGCCGGCATGCTTGAAAAGCAGACACGAATGTATATGAAGGATTTTGTACAGAAGAAAAAGATGGATTTGAGGTAG
- the trmL gene encoding tRNA (uridine(34)/cytosine(34)/5-carboxymethylaminomethyluridine(34)-2'-O)-methyltransferase TrmL has translation MGLHVVLYQPEIPANTGNIARTCAATDTTLHLIRPLGFSTDDKMLKRAGLDYWQFVKIVYHESLDDFFNSSEGGEYFYLTKYGTKPHSTFDYSNVGKDYYFIFGKETTGLPKNIIEINKERALRVPMNDKVRSLNLSNTAAILVYEALRQQDYLHLK, from the coding sequence GTGGGGTTGCATGTAGTATTATATCAGCCGGAAATTCCGGCCAACACTGGTAATATAGCCCGTACTTGTGCGGCTACTGATACGACATTGCATCTGATCCGGCCGCTTGGCTTCTCGACAGATGATAAAATGCTGAAGCGTGCAGGCTTGGATTATTGGCAATTTGTAAAGATCGTCTATCATGAATCATTGGACGATTTCTTTAATAGCAGCGAAGGCGGTGAATACTTCTACTTAACGAAGTATGGCACCAAGCCGCATTCCACTTTCGATTACAGCAATGTCGGGAAGGATTATTATTTTATTTTCGGCAAAGAAACGACGGGCCTTCCGAAGAATATCATTGAAATCAACAAAGAACGCGCATTAAGGGTTCCAATGAACGATAAAGTCCGTTCGCTTAACTTATCCAACACTGCAGCCATTCTTGTTTATGAAGCACTGCGGCAGCAGGATTACTTGCATTTAAAATAG
- a CDS encoding amidase domain-containing protein, which produces MRDQLQELLIKRVQQCVSHSRSSIHTCPKIEKKKESLTARSGEIVKAQATGKVIKVGGEKDDVKQVEYRVHFRYLIKQKGVFYMEEEIEERTADFYKGVFVEDREKNPFNEIQKDEASPDHEYGEEERLVYEYDRMKAVQYAEKWWNSYNPAYKKFEVDCTNYISQCLHVGGGPMRGYPNRGKGWWMRSGNWSYSWTVANSLRWYLPSSNSGLRAEEVSSPDQLLIGDVICYDFQGDGRFDHTTIVTGKDASGMPLVNAHTYNSRMRYWAYEDSTAYTPNIKYKFLSIIDDQ; this is translated from the coding sequence GTGAGGGACCAGCTTCAGGAGCTGTTAATAAAAAGAGTGCAGCAGTGCGTTTCCCATTCAAGAAGTTCAATTCATACCTGCCCTAAGATTGAAAAGAAGAAAGAATCTCTTACCGCCCGGTCCGGTGAGATTGTTAAAGCCCAGGCAACCGGAAAAGTGATCAAGGTCGGCGGGGAGAAGGATGACGTGAAGCAGGTTGAATACAGAGTTCACTTTAGATATTTAATTAAGCAAAAAGGCGTGTTCTATATGGAAGAAGAAATTGAAGAGCGAACAGCCGACTTTTATAAAGGAGTGTTCGTCGAGGATCGGGAGAAAAACCCTTTTAATGAGATTCAAAAAGATGAAGCGTCTCCAGACCATGAATATGGAGAGGAAGAAAGGCTTGTATATGAGTATGACCGCATGAAAGCAGTGCAGTATGCAGAAAAATGGTGGAACAGCTATAATCCGGCTTATAAAAAATTTGAAGTGGATTGCACCAATTATATTTCACAGTGCCTTCATGTAGGCGGCGGCCCGATGAGAGGGTATCCTAACCGCGGAAAAGGATGGTGGATGAGAAGCGGAAATTGGAGCTACAGCTGGACGGTAGCGAATTCATTGCGATGGTATCTGCCGAGTTCGAATTCGGGGTTAAGAGCGGAGGAAGTCTCCAGTCCGGATCAGCTCTTAATTGGAGATGTTATTTGCTATGATTTTCAGGGAGACGGGCGATTTGACCATACAACGATCGTGACGGGAAAAGATGCCTCAGGAATGCCCCTGGTCAATGCCCATACTTATAACAGCCGAATGCGTTATTGGGCTTATGAAGATTCAACAGCCTATACACCGAATATTAAATATAAATTTTTGTCTATAATTGATGACCAGTAA